In Clupea harengus chromosome 13, Ch_v2.0.2, whole genome shotgun sequence, one DNA window encodes the following:
- the si:ch211-195b21.5 gene encoding zinc finger protein 318, protein MFRGLSNQEEYSSGHIQRPPGFASGPPNGPRFNTGYGAPYQPPYHGQPGLTYRGAPPGHPIGHPPIRPPFMDARPFSGMSVDHSMVITVGSQHNITPVQSHNLPLQTRSWDESEKAGEEFLRSLAAKDQPLKPNGRDGEEMETWGHYKKTSERGKSRSQSPSRKQRGHSRSRSRGKSRARSRGKSRARSKSRARSKSRARSKSRAPSKSRARSKSRARSKSRARSKSRARSKSRMRSRSRSRAKSRARSRARSKSRPRSRSRSRSRSCPRSRGRSKSQVKDTGHMLSRDPGSGGSGQSSSSLSSKVDLFNELKQLLQSKGLEDSLSVVKRALLTQQSAQSASPSRMGAQASVSTHLPEAYPRAVETPVAKLEVSDSSLLPHERVRQDGSGFSRILSVMGEPCPQTPEERRPPAAAKVPDIDDEERFLYGDEGTGPTQPCPQNIPVKPAADGQTSAPATPLQQFKALLGDPGMSHIFRQAQSALSLTVLNQGAQEKHSATPEVKPEALAPRPRAGSLDKQNREGTPSSAEFERVKSLLKNMGLSLSTAEINKIAVKLRDTPKLRDPKSTPSKSSHESSHSSVKGSKTENVDSRARRSSSKDRGNSHRDRAGGHCEKERERDRSDKLGSGTKRKEYLVKELESILKQEGSGCLVPVIGFYCQLCEEFFGDLASAQGHEGCHKRSSESEKGPLPKLYNYTIKGSGHFSQHSTGPGHEEKKRPVEDRKGAHRDEHELSPGHWSKKRAREESDRRDEKGAAGPAAPVRVKLEPKARERTPSVEDRDKKQSSDDSDDSTKGDSGKKKKKKKEKKKKKKKKEKKLKEKARGKSKVKSP, encoded by the exons ATGTTTCGCGGTTTGTCCAATCAAGAAGAATATTCCTCCGGACACATTCAGAGACCACCCGGTTTTGCCAGTGGTCCCCCAAACGGTCCTCGCTTTAATACTGGATATGGAGCCCCGTACCAACCACCTTATCATGGCCAACCGGGTCTCACTTACCGGGGTGCTCCGCCTGGCCACCCAATTGGACATCCACCCATTAGACCTCCATTCATGGAT GCACGGCCTTTCAGCGGTATGTCTGTTGACCACAGTATGGTGATTACTGTTGGTAGTCAGCACAACATTACGCCTGTCCAAAGCCATAACTTGCCCCTGCAGACCCGCAGCTGGGATGAGAG TGAGAAAGCAGGGGAGGAGTTTCTCAGAAGTTTGGCTGCCAAGGACCAACCATTGAAGCCCaatgggagagatggagaagagatggagaccTGGGGGCACTACAAGAAGACTTCGGAACGAGGGAAGAGCAGGAGTCAGAGTCCTTCCCGTAAACAGAGAGGACACAGTCGCAGCCGCAGCAGGGGCAAGAGCAGAGCGCGCAGCCGCGGCAAAAGCCGGGCCCGTAGTAAGAGCAGAGCGCGTAGTAAGAGCAGAGCCCGTAGTAAGAGCCGGGCCCCTAGCAAGAGCAGAGCGCGTAGCAAGAGCAGAGCGCGTAGTAAGAGCAGAGCCCGTAGTAAGAGCAGAGCGCGGAGCAAGAGCCGGATGAGAAGCCGCAGCCGCAGCAGGGCGAAGAGTCGGGCCAGAAGTAGGGCTCGGAGTAAGAGTCGGCCCAGGAGCCGGAGCCGGAGCCGGAGCAGGAGTTGTCCCAGGAGCCGAGGCCGGAGCAAGAGCCAGGTCAAGGACACAGGGCATATGCTTAGCAGGGACCCTGGAAGTGGTGGCAGTGGGCAGAGCAGTAGCAGCCTGTCCTCGAAAGTGGACCTCTTCAATGAACTCAAGCAGCTTTTGCAGAGCAAGGGCCTGGAGGACTCCCTGTCTGTGGTGAAGAGAGCCCTCCTCACACAACAG AGTGCTCAGTCAGCCAGCCCCTCTCGAATGGGGGCTCAGGCCTCAGTCTCCACACATCTGCCTGAGGCCTACCCGAGGGCTGTGGAAACCCCCGTGGCTAAACTGGAGGTGTCCGACAGCTCGCTCCTCCCTCACGAGAGGGTGCGGCAGGACGGCAGCGGCTTCTCCCGCATCCTGAGTGTGATGGGGGAGCCGTGCCCACAGACGCCGGAGGAGCGACGACCGCCGGCCGCTGCCAAAGTCCCAGACATCGACGACGAGGAGAGGTTCCTGTACGGAGACGAAGGGACCGGTCCCACCCAGCCCTGCCCTCAAAACATCCCGGTGAAACCAGCGGCCGACGGTCAGACTTCTGCACCGGCAACCCCACTTCAGCAGTTCAAGGCGCTGTTGGGAGATCCAGGCATGAGCCACATTTTCAGGCAGGCCCAGTCGGCGCTGTCTCTGACCGTCCTGAACCAAGGGGCCCAGGAGAAGCACAGCGCCACACCGGAGGTGAAACCGGAGGCTCTGGCACCCAGACCCAGAGCTGGGAGCCTggacaaacagaacagagaggggaCGCCGAGCAGTGCAGAGTTTGAGAGGGTCAAGAGCCTCCTGAAGAACATGGGGTTGTCTCTGAGCACGGCAGAAATCAACAAGATTGCTGTCAAGTTGCGTGACACGCCCAAACTCAGGGACCCGAAATCAACACCGTCGAAGTCCTCGCACGAGTCGTCACATTCGTCAGTCAAAG GCTCGAAGACGGAGAACGTGGACAGCAGGGCTCGAAGATCTAGCTCGAAGGACCGAGGGAATTCCCACAGGGATAGGGCTGGCGGTCACTGTGAGAAG gaaagagaaagagataggagTGACAAACTTGGCAGTGGAACGAAGAGGAAAGAATACCTGGTGAAAGAACTAGAGAGCATTTTGAAACAGGAAG GATCAGGTTGCTTGGTTCCTGTGATTGGCTTCTACTGCCAGCTATGTGAGGAGTTCTTTGGTGACCTCGCCAGCGCCCAAGGGCATGAAGGCTGCCACAAACGCTCCAGCGAGtcagaaaag GGACCCCTACCTAAGCTGTACAATTACACAATCAAAGGCTCTGGCCATTTCTCACAGCACTCAACAGGCCCTGGCCACGAGGAGAAGAAACGGCCTGTGGAAGACCGCAAGGGAGCGCACAGAGATGAGCATGAACTGAGCCCGGGACACTGGTCCAAAAAGAGGGCCCGAGAGGAGAGTGATCGCAGGGACGAGAAGGGTGCCGCTGGGCCCGCAGCCCCTGTCAGGGTGAAACTGGAACCAAAAGCCAGGGAGAGGACCCCCTCGGTAGAGGACAGAGATAAAAAACAAAGTTCAGATGACTCGGACGATTCTACCAAAGGCGACAgcggtaagaagaagaagaaaaagaaggagaagaagaaaaagaaaaagaagaaggaaaagaaactAAAGGAAAAGGCGAGGGGGAAGTCTAAGGTGAAGTCCCCCTAG
- the slc17a5 gene encoding sialin: MDHSASDTETDDYEQPLLHRKEENAEKAPACGSARYGLSVLACYGFFVAYALRVNLSVAMVDMLNTTSSSNASKSVCPRHSSPERPKHNHTASVYEWDSETQGWILGSFFYGYIVTQVPGGYLARKYGAKWLLGIGILGTVIFTLLTPLAADLGAGYLIAVRVLEGIGEGVTFPAMHAMWASWAPPLERSRLLTMSYTGAQLGTVVALPLSGVICFYLDWTYVFYVFGAVGLVWFILWTALVANTPSTHPRISERERLYIASSLRHELSPTSDYIPWRSILTSMPLWAIVVAHFSYNWTFYTLLTLLPTYMNDILGFSIQQNGMLSALPYLGCWILALLGGQLADYLRETCQFRTVAVRKAFTLIGMVGPAVFLIAAGYTNCDYVLAVAFLTISSSLGGLSASGFNISHLDIAPSYAGILLGITNSFATIPGMVGPVIARTLTKGNTIEEWRVVFYISAGINLFGAAFFTLFGQGSVQPWALHSQ; this comes from the exons ATGGATCATTCTGCATCAGACACAGAGACCGATGACTACGAGCAGCCTTTGTTGCATCGCAAAGAAGAAAATGCAGAGAAAG ctcccgCCTGCGGATCAGCTCGCTACGGGCTGTCCGTGTTGGCATGCTATGGCTTCTTTGTGGCATACGCCCTGCGGGTCAACCTAAGCGTGGCCATGGTAGACATGCTCAACACTACCAGCTCCAGCAATGCCAGCAAGTCAGTCTGTCCTAGGCACAGCAGCCCAGAGAGACCCAAACACAACCATACT GCTAGTGTCTACGAATGGGATTCTGAGACACAGGGTTGGATCCTGGGATCATTCTTCTACGGGTACATAGTGACGCAGGTACCTGGGGGGTACCTGGCACGCAAGTATGGCGCCAAGTGGCTTCTGGGCATCGGCATCTTGGGCACTGTGATTTTTACCCTGCTCACGCCCTTGGCAGCAGACCTGGGGGCGGGCTACCTCATTGCTGTTCGAGTGCTGGAGGGCATTGGGGAG GGGGTTACATTTCCTGCCATGCATGCCATGTGGGCATCCTGGGCCCCTCCACTGGAACGCAGCCGTCTGCTCACCATGTCATACACAG GTGCTCAGTTGGGGACTGTGGTTGCCCTGCCGTTGTCTGGCGTGATTTGTTTCTACCTTGACTGGACGTACGTCTTCTATGTATTTG GAGCTGTTGGGTTGGTCTGGTTTATACTCTGGACTGCACTCGTGGCcaacacacccagcacacatcCCAGGATATCAGAACGAGAGAGGCTCTACATCGCCTCTTCACTCAGACATGAG CTGTCTCCAACCTCGGATTACATACCCTGGCGGTCCATTTTGACATCCATGCCATTGTGGGCAATAGTGGTCGCCCATTTCTCTTACAACTGGACATTCTACACCCTGTTGACCCTGCTTCCGACCTACATGAACGACATACTTGGCTTCAGTATCCAACAG AATGGGATGCTGTCAGCCTTACCGTACCTAGGCTGTTGGATACTGGCACTACTGGGCGGTCAGCTGGCTGACTACCTGAGAGAAACCTGTCAATTCCGCACTGTGGCCGTGCGCAAGGCCTTTACTCTAATCG ggATGGTAGGGCCGGCGGTGTTCCTGATTGCTGCAGGCTACACAAACTGTGACTATGTCCTTGCAGTGGCCTTCCTCACCATCTCCTCATCACTGGGTGGCTTGTCTGCCTCTGGCTTCAATATCAGCCACCTAGACATCGCACCCTC TTATGCAGGAATTTTACTTGGAATCACCAACTCCTTTGCCACCATCCCAGGAATGGTTGGACCAGTCATAGCAAGAACGCTGACAAAAGGA AACACTATTGAGGAATGGCGCGTTGTGTTCTACATCTCGGCTGGGATCAACCTGTTTGGTGCAGCCTTCTTCACCCTGTTTGGGCAGGGGTCAGTACAACCATGGGCACTCCATTCTCAGTGA
- the fam98a gene encoding protein FAM98A: METDILDSLEDLGYQGPLLEDGCLDAAVSGGAESPEYTKLCAWIVSELKLYCKLEENVHATNCPSEAVDFQLEVSGLLAELVCPYTILTSGDATQRLLNKSNCLLLLTFLISELESARMILVNQPQKKAEESGGSDLFLELKGICVGLGMSKPPPNITMFQFFTGIEKKLKEALAKVPPNHVGAPLLAKPLGPFHWEKIEAINQALVNEYDVRRKMLLKRLDVTVQSFGWSERAKTHSEKLNKVYPPLRAALNAKTTVTVAHLFAARADLSKIMRTSSGRIREKTACAINKILMGRVPDRGGRPYEIEPPPPEMPSWQKRQDGPSGGFGGGQHYGGGGRGGGGGGGRGGYDQHSHGGRGGGGYERGGRGGSRGGKAQGGWSDGGGGGGGYHGHHQDGGGHQGGGGRGGYGGGGGYQAGPNYSQGGGYQGGGGGGHQGSGYQHDNYHQDGGRQDRGGRGGRGGRGRGGRGGGGQGQGQGQGQGQGQGQGQGQVQGGGWGGRGGQNYNQGGQFEQFFQHGGQQYNQAGFGQGYYTS, encoded by the exons ATGGAGACCGATATTCTGGATTCTCTTGAAGATTTGGG TTATCAGGGGCCCCTGCTGGAAGACGGATGTCTGGACGCAGCGGTGAGTGGAGGAGCTGAATCCCCAGAGTACACTAAGCTCTGTGCCTGGATCGTGTCCGAACTCAAGCTCTACTGCAAACTGGAGGAGAATGTGCATGCCACCAACT GTCCCAGTGAAGCAGTGGACTTTCAGCTGGAGGTGAGCGGGCTCCTGGCAGAGCTGGTGTGTCCATACACCATCCTTACCTCAGGAGACGCCACACAAAGGCTCCTCAACAAATCCAACTGCTTACTACTCTTAA CTTTCCTGATCTCAGAGCTGGAATCCGCCAGGATGATCCTGGTGAATCAGCCGCAGAAGAAGGCAGAGGAGTCGGGTGGCAGTGACCTCTTCCTGGAGCTGAAGGGCATCTGTGTTGGTCTTGGCATGTCCAAGCCCCCTCCAAATATCACCATGTTCCAGTTCTTCACTGGAATAGAGAAAAAG CTGAAAGAAGCGTTGGCTAAAGTGCCTCCTAACCATGTAGGAGCTCCTTTGTTAGCGAAACCACTGGGGCCATTCCATTGG GAGAAAATTGAGGCAATCAACCAAGCACTTGTGAATGAATATGACGTTAGGAGGAAGATGTTGCTAAAACGTCTGGATGTGACGGTGCAGTCATTTGGGTGGTCAGAACGGGCTAAG ACACACTCTGAAAAATTGAATAAAGTGTATCCACCTTTGCGTGCGGCTCTGAATGCCAAGACCACAGTGACTGTAGCTCACCTCTTTGCAGCGCGAGCAGACCTATCAAAGATTATGCGCACCAGCAGTGGGAGGATCAGGGAGAAGACAGCTTGTGCAATTAATAAG ATTCTGATGGGCCGTGTGCCAGACCGAGGCGGGAGACCCTACGAGATCGAACCTCCACCCCCAGAGATGCCCTCTTGGCAGAAGAGGCAGGATGGCCCGTCTGGAGGTTTTGGTGGTGGGCAGCATTACGGAGGTGGTGGCAGAggcgggggtggtggtggtggcaggggTGGCTACGACCAGCATTCCCAtggtgggagaggagggggtggttaCGAGCGGGGTGGAAGGGGAGGAAGCAGAGGGGGTAAGGCTCAGGGAGGCTGGTCagatggtggaggagggggaggtggttATCATGGTCACCATCAAGATGGAGGTGGACAtcagggaggtggggggagagggggctatggaggaggaggaggataccAAGCAGGTCCTAACTATTCTCAAGGGGGAGGTTAtcaaggtggaggaggaggtggacacCAAGGTAGCGGATACCAGCACGACAACTACCACCAGGATGGAGGCCGCCAGGACAGAGGGGGTCGGGGCGGACGTGGAGGCcggggaagaggaggcagaggcggAGGGGGACAGgggcagggacagggacagggacagggacaggggcaggggcaggggcagggacaGGTACAGGGAGGAGGCTGGGGCGGTAGAGGAGGACAGAACTACAACCAAGGTGGACAGTTCGAACAGTTCTTCCAGCATGGAGGCCAGCAGTACAATCAGGCAGGTTTCGGCCAAGGCTACTACACAAGCTGA